A window of Microbacterium sp. Root61 genomic DNA:
GAGCAGCAGGGCGATGGACAGGATGGCCGCGGTCGGGTCGGCCTTCTGCTGCCCGGCGATGTCGGGCGCCGAGCCGTGCACGGGCTCGAACATCGACGGGAACGCCCCGTCCGGGTTGATGTTGCCGGACGCGGCGAGGCCGATTCCACCTGTGACGGCGCCGGCCAGGTCGGTGAGGATGTCCCCGAAGAGGTTGTCGGTGACGACGACGTCGAATCGTGACGGGTCGGTCACGAGGAAGATCGTCGCGGCGTCCACGTGCAGGTAGTCCACGGCCACGTCGGGGTGCTCGGCGGCGACCTCGTTCACGATCCGCTGCCACATCCCGCCCGCGTGCACGAGCACATTGGTCTTGTGGACGAGCGTGAGCTTCTTGCGGCGCCGCTCGGCGAGGGCGAACGCGTAGCGCACGACCCGCTCGATGCCGTAGGCGGTGTTGACGGACGTCTCGTTCGCGACCTCGTGGGGTGTCCCCCGGCGGATCGATCCGCCGTTGCCCACATATGGGCCTTCGGTGCCCTCGCGCACGACGACGAAGTCGATGTCTCCCGGGGCCGCGAGCGGACCGGGAACGCCCGGGTACAGCCGCGACGGCCGCAGGTTCACATAGTGATCGAGTGCGAAGCGCAGTTTCAGCAGCAGTCCGCGTTCGATGTTCGCGTCGCGCAGTCGCGGGTCGCCCGGGACTCCCCCGACCGCGCCGAGGAGGATCGCGTCGTGCGACGCGATGGCCTCCAGATCGGCATCCGTCAGCGTGTCGCCCGTCTCCAGGAATCGTGCGGCACCGAGCGAGAAGCGCGTCTTCTCGAAGCGGATGCCGCTGCCTGCGGTCGCGGCATCCAGCACCTTCTCGGCCTCGGCGATGACCTCG
This region includes:
- a CDS encoding 3-isopropylmalate dehydrogenase gives rise to the protein MSRTQVGQVVKLAVIPGDGIGPEVIAEAEKVLDAATAGSGIRFEKTRFSLGAARFLETGDTLTDADLEAIASHDAILLGAVGGVPGDPRLRDANIERGLLLKLRFALDHYVNLRPSRLYPGVPGPLAAPGDIDFVVVREGTEGPYVGNGGSIRRGTPHEVANETSVNTAYGIERVVRYAFALAERRRKKLTLVHKTNVLVHAGGMWQRIVNEVAAEHPDVAVDYLHVDAATIFLVTDPSRFDVVVTDNLFGDILTDLAGAVTGGIGLAASGNINPDGAFPSMFEPVHGSAPDIAGQQKADPTAAILSIALLLDHLGLTDEATRVTRAVEDDIAGRSAATRTTAQIGDAIAERLQA